A single Glycine soja cultivar W05 chromosome 14, ASM419377v2, whole genome shotgun sequence DNA region contains:
- the LOC114384237 gene encoding EPIDERMAL PATTERNING FACTOR-like protein 6 produces the protein MERASPVLQTLLLTQLQTLFFIGSKSESVSVCVSVLYLQPSQCCCFEGSFYLFMERKRTTPTSISFFFLLSICTLIFFSRTTSASAIPCLDTRCPMFAKAGRDFQELKEENGQGLVFGGKIEVSSMGWDRRLLGGPGSSPPRCTSKCGRCTPCRPVHVPVPPGMRVTAEYYPEAWRCKCGNKLYMP, from the exons ATGGAACGTGCAAGCCCTGTGTTGCAAACCCTATTATTGACTCAGCTTCAAACACTATTCTTCATAGGGTCAAAGAGTGAgagtgtgagtgtgtgtgtttctgtccTATATCTGCAACCTTCCCAGTGTTGTTGTTTTGAAGGAAGTTTCTATTTGTTCATGGAGAGGAAGAGAACCACCCCTACTAGtatctccttctttttcttgctCTCAATTTGCACACTCATCTTCTTCAGTAGAACTACTAGTGCCTCTGCCATTCCATGTTTAG ATACCAGGTGTCCCATGTTTGCCAAAGCTGGCAGAGATTTTCAG GAACTCAAGGAGGAAAATGGACAAGGGTTGGTGTTTGGAGGTAAAATAGAGGTCTCATCAATGGGGTGGGATAGGAGGCTTCTAGGTGGGCCTGGGTCATCGCCACCTCGGTGCACCTCCAAGTGTGGCAGATGTACACCCTGCAGACCGGTTCATGTGCCGGTGCCGCCGGGGATGCGGGTTACGGCTGAGTACTACCCGGAGGCATGGAGATGCAAGTGTGGCAACAAGTTGTACATGCCATAA